The following proteins come from a genomic window of Phnomibacter ginsenosidimutans:
- a CDS encoding alpha/beta hydrolase family protein, whose product MRKYACMLLAMSLAAGQLSAQKKPLDHSVYDGWESIQERVLSNNGEYVAFTVNPQEGDGRLVLANKANSWRLEVPRGYQVSLSADSRYAVFKIKPNYQETRDARIKKKRPDDMPKDSLGIVQLGSSNVLKIARVKAYKMPSDAGGWMAYHMDKPLPDTAKKAPVVPKNPQADSLRKVVDSLTALLQKFPEKVQQKYLKDAEGLGLNAEGLDADEPAGAAAGGGDAGTELVWYELATGKKLTWKNALDFTTDKMGNKLVIKTAKVGKGNAYVLSVDVAAAKVDTVMKAFNDVKNLTLDEQGLQLAFVAERDSSAKAIQKFYKLWYWRHGTDSAVLIADRTTAGKTNGWTVSEFANLSFSKSGERLMFGVAPVMPPKDTTVPEFEKAQLDIWHYKDDYLQPYQLRNLTRELNRSYLTVYHVGLKKVVQLADQQLQDVRPSGNGDGKWFWAVDDKASRIASQWAGRGKGDMYVIDPATGSKQLVKAGVDGMPMGTSMDGTTLLWYETGDKQYHTWKDGKEYVPSKGIKVALYDEENDVPDDPSPYGALSWEKDGSALYVYDRYDIWKLDPMAAKAPEMITGGIGRSYKWTIRWQNLNREENFVESGKPYLFTIFNNTDKTAAIKWQAIGKPFVLNKMAQQTLPTRLASFVKAKDADVLSFSTENYQQSPDIRVAALADAVSQPMQAIVLCQPNPQQSQYLWGTAELIEWKAYDGKMTQGIVYKPENFDPKKKYPMIAYFYETLSDGLYSYTAPAPTPSRLNIPFFVSRGYVVLAPDIHYRKGEPGQSAYDYIVSGARHLVKLGYVDSTKMGLQGQSWGGYQTVQLITMTKLFAAAWAGAPVANMTSAYGGIRWESGLNRQFQYEKTQSRIGATLWERQDLYLKNSPLFHLPKNKTPLVVMHNDADGAVPWYQGIELFTAMRRLNQPVWLLQYNNEAHNLVERRNRKDIQIREQQFFDWLLKGEKPAKWLTEGVPATMKGRDYGLE is encoded by the coding sequence ATGAGAAAATACGCATGTATGCTGCTGGCGATGAGCCTGGCAGCGGGCCAGTTATCGGCACAAAAAAAGCCACTCGACCACAGTGTGTACGATGGTTGGGAAAGCATTCAGGAGCGGGTACTCAGCAACAATGGTGAGTATGTGGCTTTCACTGTCAATCCACAGGAAGGAGATGGCCGTTTGGTGCTGGCCAACAAGGCCAACAGCTGGCGGTTGGAAGTGCCCCGTGGTTATCAGGTAAGCCTGAGTGCCGACAGCCGCTATGCGGTGTTCAAAATCAAACCGAACTATCAGGAAACGAGAGATGCCCGCATTAAAAAGAAGCGCCCCGATGATATGCCCAAAGACAGTTTGGGTATAGTACAACTGGGTAGCAGCAATGTGCTGAAAATAGCCCGGGTAAAAGCGTACAAAATGCCCAGCGATGCTGGCGGCTGGATGGCTTACCACATGGACAAACCTTTGCCCGATACGGCCAAAAAAGCGCCGGTAGTGCCCAAAAATCCGCAAGCCGATAGCCTGCGCAAAGTGGTGGACAGCCTTACGGCATTGTTGCAAAAGTTTCCGGAAAAAGTGCAACAGAAATACTTGAAAGATGCTGAAGGCTTAGGGCTGAATGCTGAAGGCTTGGATGCAGATGAGCCTGCCGGTGCTGCAGCGGGTGGCGGCGATGCCGGCACAGAGCTGGTGTGGTACGAGCTGGCCACCGGCAAAAAACTGACCTGGAAAAATGCTCTCGATTTTACCACCGATAAAATGGGTAATAAGCTGGTGATTAAAACGGCCAAAGTGGGCAAGGGTAATGCGTATGTGTTATCTGTAGATGTTGCTGCAGCAAAAGTGGACACGGTGATGAAGGCCTTCAACGATGTAAAAAACCTGACGCTGGATGAGCAGGGTTTGCAGTTGGCTTTTGTAGCCGAAAGAGACAGCAGCGCCAAAGCTATCCAGAAGTTTTACAAACTCTGGTACTGGCGCCATGGCACCGATAGTGCCGTGCTGATAGCCGACCGCACTACGGCTGGTAAAACCAACGGCTGGACCGTGAGTGAATTTGCCAACCTCAGCTTTAGCAAAAGCGGCGAACGTTTAATGTTTGGTGTGGCTCCTGTAATGCCACCGAAAGACACGACCGTGCCTGAATTTGAAAAAGCACAACTCGATATCTGGCATTATAAAGATGATTATTTGCAGCCCTATCAACTGCGTAACCTGACCCGTGAGCTCAACAGAAGTTACCTCACGGTGTACCATGTGGGTTTGAAAAAAGTGGTGCAACTCGCCGATCAGCAATTGCAGGACGTTAGACCAAGTGGCAACGGCGATGGCAAATGGTTTTGGGCGGTGGATGATAAAGCCAGCCGCATTGCCAGCCAGTGGGCCGGCCGTGGCAAAGGCGATATGTATGTGATAGACCCCGCTACCGGGAGCAAGCAATTGGTAAAAGCCGGTGTAGATGGCATGCCCATGGGTACCAGCATGGATGGTACCACTTTGCTCTGGTACGAAACAGGCGATAAGCAATACCACACTTGGAAGGATGGCAAAGAATATGTGCCATCTAAAGGCATTAAAGTAGCCTTGTATGATGAAGAAAATGATGTGCCCGATGATCCTTCTCCATATGGGGCGTTGAGCTGGGAAAAAGATGGTTCTGCCTTGTACGTGTACGACAGATACGATATCTGGAAACTGGACCCAATGGCTGCCAAAGCGCCAGAGATGATTACCGGTGGCATTGGCCGCAGTTACAAGTGGACCATCCGCTGGCAAAACCTCAACCGCGAAGAAAATTTCGTAGAGTCGGGCAAGCCTTATCTGTTTACCATTTTCAACAATACTGATAAAACCGCTGCCATTAAATGGCAGGCTATCGGAAAGCCATTTGTGCTGAACAAAATGGCGCAGCAAACATTGCCAACCCGCTTGGCGTCGTTTGTAAAAGCGAAGGATGCCGATGTGCTGAGTTTTAGCACCGAAAACTACCAGCAATCGCCAGATATTCGGGTAGCGGCACTGGCAGATGCCGTGAGTCAGCCCATGCAGGCCATTGTGCTTTGTCAGCCCAATCCGCAGCAAAGCCAATACCTGTGGGGTACAGCAGAGCTGATTGAATGGAAAGCTTACGATGGCAAAATGACGCAAGGCATTGTGTACAAGCCGGAAAACTTCGATCCCAAAAAGAAGTATCCGATGATTGCCTATTTCTACGAAACATTGAGTGATGGTTTGTACAGCTACACTGCACCTGCACCTACACCCAGCCGGTTGAACATTCCGTTTTTTGTGAGCCGTGGTTATGTAGTGCTGGCGCCAGATATTCATTACCGCAAGGGTGAGCCCGGCCAAAGTGCTTACGACTACATTGTGAGTGGTGCCCGCCACCTGGTAAAACTCGGTTATGTAGACAGCACCAAGATGGGCCTGCAGGGCCAAAGCTGGGGCGGCTATCAAACCGTGCAGCTCATTACCATGACCAAATTGTTTGCTGCAGCATGGGCTGGTGCTCCTGTTGCCAACATGACCAGTGCGTATGGTGGCATTCGTTGGGAGAGTGGCCTCAACCGTCAGTTTCAATACGAAAAAACACAGAGCCGCATTGGGGCTACATTGTGGGAGCGTCAGGATTTGTATTTGAAAAATTCACCGCTTTTTCATTTGCCTAAAAACAAAACACCGTTGGTGGTAATGCACAACGATGCTGATGGTGCAGTGCCCTGGTATCAGGGTATTGAGTTGTTTACTGCCATGCGTCGTTTGAATCAGCCGGTGTGGTTGCTGCAGTACAATAATGAAGCCCATAACCTGGTAGAACGCCGCAACCGCAAAGACATTCAGATTCGGGAGCAGCAGTTCTTCGACTGGTTGTTGAAAGGCGAAAAGCCAGCCAAGTGGCTCACAGAAGGCGTGCCTGCCACCATGAAAGGCCGCGATTATGGATTGGAATAA
- a CDS encoding acyltransferase family protein, producing the protein MRYIKQFDGIRFIAIALVLLQHFAYSIGNRMSAGYFGVELFFALSGFLITRIIYDSRGSIGSIYKKFIGRRALRIFPIYYLVIGILYFTGDPTANKYIVPLSTYTFNYTIAEHGLKGIPFIHVWSLCVEEQFYIIWPFVILLLRNRFKWLLAALVSIIFLGWLQMVFLVFPMSEGYTYLGLFPRAYALALGGLAALLCEKNPVPHRWLQIKWLEPASILVLILSLTIPHRSMYVIAPCIATFWLVKIYYQSIQFTFIDRFLQLRWVMYLGRISYGIYLYHIPVSVYFTKYIFNPYIWNKINFKALGPLAGLQHQVWVVKIVLYTALAIGVAHVSFKFIEQPLLKMKDKWFA; encoded by the coding sequence ATGCGCTACATCAAACAGTTCGACGGTATTCGTTTCATCGCCATTGCATTGGTATTGCTGCAGCATTTTGCCTACTCCATTGGCAACCGTATGTCTGCGGGCTACTTTGGTGTAGAATTGTTTTTTGCGTTAAGCGGCTTTCTCATCACCCGCATCATTTACGACAGCCGTGGCAGTATTGGTAGCATTTACAAAAAGTTCATCGGCCGCAGGGCCCTGCGTATTTTTCCGATTTACTATTTGGTGATTGGCATCTTGTATTTCACCGGCGATCCCACCGCCAACAAATACATTGTACCGCTCTCTACCTATACGTTCAACTATACCATTGCGGAGCACGGGCTCAAAGGCATTCCTTTCATACATGTATGGTCGTTGTGTGTGGAAGAACAGTTTTACATCATTTGGCCTTTTGTCATTTTGCTGCTGCGCAATCGTTTCAAATGGTTACTCGCTGCATTAGTAAGCATCATTTTCTTGGGTTGGTTGCAAATGGTATTTCTGGTTTTTCCCATGAGTGAAGGCTACACCTATTTAGGTTTGTTTCCCAGGGCCTATGCATTGGCACTTGGCGGGTTAGCAGCCTTGCTCTGCGAAAAAAATCCTGTACCGCATCGCTGGTTGCAAATCAAATGGCTGGAGCCTGCTAGCATCTTGGTGCTGATACTTTCGCTGACCATTCCGCACCGGTCGATGTATGTGATTGCACCTTGCATCGCTACTTTTTGGTTGGTAAAAATTTACTACCAAAGCATTCAGTTTACATTCATCGACCGCTTTTTACAACTGCGCTGGGTGATGTACCTAGGCCGCATTTCCTATGGTATTTATCTCTACCATATTCCAGTGTCAGTGTATTTCACCAAGTACATTTTCAATCCGTACATCTGGAATAAAATCAACTTCAAAGCACTCGGCCCGCTGGCTGGTTTGCAACATCAGGTGTGGGTTGTCAAAATTGTCTTGTACACCGCCCTGGCCATTGGCGTGGCGCATGTGTCGTTCAAATTCATTGAGCAGCCACTGCTTAAAATGAAAGACAAATGGTTTGCGTAA
- the uvrA gene encoding excinuclease ABC subunit UvrA: MPEGDKVLLLVAFKKHANRNTKEELNILLQKGFTRVYVKGETLRIEDLLEDDTEIAAFDKKMTAKTPGYVLVDRLVIRDFDEDDLHRISDSVDTAFYEGEGSCQLEINSSKMLSFSNRFELDDMQFEEPVPNLFSFNNPFGACPTCEGFGQVLGIDPDLVIPDKRLSVYEGAIAPWRGEKLGEWNKALVRAAKSSNFPIHKPVHDLSPAEYKLLWTGNAYFDGLNAFFKEVEQNLYKVQYRVLLSRYRGRTQCHECGGYRLRKEALYVKIGGKHIGELCEMPIRDLQQWFAQLRLSEYDAEVGKRLLMELEVRLQTMMDVGLGYLTLNRLANTLSGGESQRIQLTRSLGSNLTNSLYILDEPSIGLHSRDTKRLIQVLKNLRDLGNTVVVVEHDEMMMREADYIIDMGPLASHMGGEVVAAGNYAELTANPKSLTGQYLNGAMQITGPAKLHKWKKSITVEGARQNNLQNIDVTFPLGVLTVVSGVSGSGKTTLVKQILYPALQKIKGEYGDKVGAHKKISGDIDSITAIEMVDQNPIGKSSRSNPVTYVKAWDAIRDLYAAQPLSKIRGFQPKHFSFNVDGGRCDTCKGEGEQIVEMQFLADVHLQCESCKGQRFKDEVLEVTYLEKNIFDVLEMSVDEAIAFFADQKAILAAIQPLSDVGLGYVKLGQSSDTLSGGEAQRVKLASFLGKGKSAGHVLFIFDEPTTGLHFHDIQKLLNSFHALIAQGHSILVIEHNTDVIKHADWVIDLGPEAGDGGGTLVFAGLPQDLKKCKDSHTGRFL; the protein is encoded by the coding sequence TTGCCCGAAGGCGATAAAGTATTACTGCTGGTGGCGTTTAAAAAACATGCTAACCGCAACACCAAGGAAGAACTGAATATTTTACTGCAAAAGGGTTTTACACGGGTATATGTAAAAGGCGAAACCCTACGCATAGAAGACCTGCTGGAAGACGATACTGAAATTGCCGCTTTTGATAAAAAGATGACGGCCAAAACGCCTGGCTATGTGTTGGTGGACCGGCTGGTGATTCGGGATTTTGATGAAGACGATTTGCATCGCATTTCCGATTCGGTGGATACGGCTTTTTACGAAGGCGAAGGCAGCTGCCAGCTGGAAATCAACAGCAGCAAAATGCTCTCGTTCAGCAACCGTTTTGAGCTGGATGACATGCAGTTTGAAGAACCCGTACCCAACCTGTTTTCTTTCAACAATCCTTTTGGTGCCTGTCCTACCTGCGAGGGTTTTGGACAAGTGCTGGGCATTGACCCCGACCTGGTGATACCCGACAAACGCCTGAGTGTATACGAGGGTGCCATTGCCCCCTGGCGTGGCGAAAAACTGGGCGAATGGAACAAGGCACTCGTACGGGCGGCCAAGTCTTCTAATTTTCCCATTCACAAACCGGTGCATGATTTGTCACCTGCCGAATACAAACTGCTGTGGACGGGCAACGCCTATTTTGATGGCCTCAATGCTTTTTTCAAAGAGGTAGAACAAAACCTCTACAAAGTACAATACCGGGTGCTGCTAAGCCGCTACCGTGGCCGCACCCAATGTCACGAATGCGGTGGCTACCGGCTGCGCAAAGAAGCCTTGTATGTAAAAATTGGCGGCAAACACATTGGCGAACTTTGTGAAATGCCCATCCGTGATTTGCAGCAGTGGTTTGCACAACTCCGCCTGAGTGAATACGATGCTGAAGTGGGCAAACGCCTACTGATGGAGCTGGAAGTACGCCTGCAAACCATGATGGATGTAGGTCTTGGGTATCTTACCCTCAACCGCTTGGCTAACACGCTGAGCGGTGGTGAAAGCCAACGCATACAACTTACCCGTTCGCTGGGCAGCAACCTTACCAACTCGTTGTACATACTCGATGAACCTTCCATTGGCCTGCACAGCCGCGATACCAAACGCCTGATACAGGTGCTGAAAAACCTGCGGGACTTGGGCAACACGGTGGTGGTGGTAGAGCACGATGAAATGATGATGCGGGAAGCCGATTACATCATCGACATGGGCCCACTGGCCAGCCACATGGGCGGCGAGGTGGTAGCCGCCGGCAACTATGCCGAACTTACAGCTAACCCCAAAAGCCTGACCGGCCAGTACCTGAATGGCGCTATGCAAATCACCGGCCCGGCCAAGCTGCACAAGTGGAAGAAAAGCATTACGGTAGAAGGTGCCCGGCAAAACAACCTGCAGAATATTGACGTGACTTTTCCGCTGGGTGTACTCACAGTGGTGAGTGGTGTGAGTGGCAGTGGCAAAACCACATTGGTCAAACAAATTTTGTATCCCGCCCTGCAAAAAATAAAAGGGGAATACGGCGATAAAGTAGGAGCACATAAAAAAATTAGCGGCGATATCGATAGCATCACCGCTATTGAAATGGTGGATCAAAACCCCATTGGTAAAAGCAGTCGCAGCAACCCCGTTACTTATGTAAAAGCATGGGATGCCATTCGTGATTTGTATGCCGCACAACCGCTCAGTAAAATCCGCGGCTTTCAACCCAAGCACTTTAGCTTCAACGTAGATGGCGGCCGCTGCGATACCTGCAAAGGCGAAGGCGAACAAATTGTAGAAATGCAGTTTTTGGCCGATGTGCATTTGCAATGCGAAAGCTGCAAAGGCCAACGCTTTAAAGACGAAGTGCTGGAAGTAACCTATCTCGAAAAAAATATCTTCGATGTACTCGAAATGAGTGTGGATGAAGCCATTGCTTTTTTTGCCGATCAAAAAGCCATCTTAGCTGCCATTCAACCATTGAGTGATGTGGGCCTTGGCTATGTAAAGCTTGGGCAAAGCAGTGACACCCTGAGTGGAGGTGAAGCACAGCGGGTAAAACTGGCCAGCTTTTTGGGCAAAGGAAAAAGCGCCGGTCATGTGCTCTTTATTTTTGACGAACCTACTACGGGCCTGCATTTTCACGACATTCAAAAACTGCTCAACTCTTTTCATGCACTCATAGCACAGGGCCACAGCATTTTGGTAATTGAACACAATACCGATGTCATCAAACATGCTGATTGGGTGATAGACCTCGGCCCGGAAGCAGGTGATGGCGGTGGTACTTTGGTATTTGCCGGCCTGCCGCAAGACCTGAAGAAATGCAAGGATAGCCATACGGGTCGTTTTTTGTAA
- a CDS encoding RNA polymerase sigma factor has protein sequence MLSYANRSDSQLIHAYHNGDGFALEELVSRHKDRVYTSILFLVKDKYLAEDLFQDVFIKIIDTIRQNRYNDEGKFISWAMRIAHNLCVDHFRRVKRSPTMINGDGKDVFDWLHFSDETAESNMMRRQSHDRVQRMLEQLPEEQKEVIVLRHYGNLSFKEIAEITNCSINTALGRMRYGLINLRKLMTEKQISL, from the coding sequence ATGCTTTCTTACGCTAATCGTTCCGATTCGCAGCTGATACACGCCTATCACAATGGCGATGGTTTTGCCTTGGAAGAACTTGTCAGCCGGCACAAAGACAGGGTGTACACCTCTATTTTATTTCTGGTAAAAGACAAATACCTCGCCGAGGATTTGTTTCAGGATGTGTTCATCAAAATCATTGACACCATCCGGCAAAACCGATACAACGATGAAGGCAAATTCATTAGTTGGGCCATGCGCATTGCCCACAACTTGTGTGTCGATCATTTCCGCAGGGTAAAGCGTAGCCCCACAATGATTAATGGCGACGGTAAAGATGTGTTTGACTGGCTGCATTTTTCAGATGAAACTGCTGAGAGTAACATGATGCGCCGCCAAAGTCACGACCGGGTGCAGCGGATGCTGGAGCAATTGCCTGAAGAACAAAAGGAAGTGATTGTATTGCGCCACTACGGCAACCTTAGTTTTAAGGAAATTGCAGAGATCACCAACTGCAGTATCAACACTGCTTTGGGCAGAATGCGTTATGGCCTCATCAACCTGCGCAAACTGATGACGGAGAAGCAAATTTCTTTATAA
- a CDS encoding protein-disulfide reductase DsbD family protein, with product MFALLLWLAVLPALAQQEPVQFSSSVQRTSDTSAVLIIKALMKDSMALFTSQAASADDPLISSIVLDSSSATLLVSGAIITENGQLQTLPDGSGGSYRVYQDSVEFRLPLRVNAETGSVSGKLVWLGIKGDEFPNGEYPFTASIPAGSDAASAAATGTEEEKSMWQIFLEGFLAGLGAFIMPCIYAMVPVTVSFFTKRSKTRKQGIKNAAVYTGSIIGIFTLIGFLITVVFGKGALNEMASSAWFNVGVFVLFMIFGISFLGAFEITLPASWSNKIDSKSGLNSYSGIFFLALTLVIVSFSCTVPFIGALTVLIAKGSFWAPLVGFFAFSLALSLPFAVFTIFPSLLNNMAKSGDWLNTIKVSLGFIELALALKFFSSADLAYHWGILDREVYLSLWIVIFGLLGLYLLGKLKFHHDNELPKNDYGQPYLSVTRLFFAIASLSFTVYMIPGLWGAPLNGISAWLPEMKTQDFKLAAGNVNSSNTATLPTGPQPKKYTDLLESEIPGVNSFFDYDEALAAAKALNKPLMIDFTGHSCANCRKMEREVLSNPEVMQRLQNDFVVVSLYVDDKFQLPENEWTTSKLDGKVLKRMGEKNLDFEVALTNNNAQPYYVFVDTEGKLLTPEGYGYNPSIPGFLAHLDKVKKLFTDKK from the coding sequence ATGTTCGCCCTGCTGCTGTGGCTGGCCGTGTTGCCTGCCCTGGCACAGCAGGAACCCGTGCAGTTTAGCAGCAGCGTACAACGCACCAGCGATACCAGCGCTGTGCTCATCATCAAAGCATTGATGAAAGATTCGATGGCGCTGTTTACCAGCCAAGCCGCCTCGGCCGACGACCCGCTCATCAGCAGCATTGTGCTCGATAGCAGCAGTGCTACCCTGCTGGTTTCCGGTGCTATCATCACTGAAAACGGACAGCTGCAAACCTTGCCCGACGGCAGTGGCGGCAGCTACCGTGTGTACCAAGATTCTGTGGAATTTCGCTTGCCCCTTCGGGTAAATGCCGAAACCGGATCTGTATCCGGCAAACTGGTGTGGCTGGGCATAAAGGGCGATGAATTTCCAAATGGCGAATACCCTTTTACCGCTAGTATTCCTGCCGGCAGCGATGCAGCTTCAGCTGCAGCCACCGGCACAGAAGAAGAAAAATCCATGTGGCAAATTTTCCTCGAAGGCTTCCTGGCAGGTTTGGGTGCCTTCATCATGCCTTGTATTTACGCCATGGTGCCAGTAACGGTAAGTTTCTTTACCAAGCGGAGCAAAACCCGCAAGCAAGGCATTAAAAATGCAGCTGTGTACACCGGCTCCATCATTGGTATTTTTACCCTCATCGGTTTTCTGATTACGGTTGTGTTTGGCAAAGGCGCCCTCAACGAAATGGCCAGCTCCGCCTGGTTCAACGTGGGTGTGTTTGTGCTCTTCATGATATTCGGTATCTCCTTCCTGGGTGCTTTTGAAATAACATTGCCCGCCAGTTGGAGCAATAAAATCGACAGCAAAAGTGGACTCAACAGTTACAGCGGTATTTTCTTTTTGGCCCTCACGTTGGTGATAGTGTCGTTTAGCTGTACGGTGCCGTTTATTGGTGCCCTTACGGTGCTCATAGCCAAGGGCAGTTTTTGGGCGCCACTGGTGGGTTTCTTTGCCTTTTCGCTGGCATTGTCGCTGCCGTTTGCTGTGTTTACCATCTTCCCCAGCCTGCTGAATAATATGGCAAAAAGCGGCGACTGGCTCAATACCATTAAAGTATCATTGGGTTTTATTGAACTGGCACTGGCCCTCAAGTTTTTCAGCAGCGCCGATTTGGCTTATCACTGGGGCATCCTCGACCGCGAAGTGTACCTCAGCCTCTGGATTGTGATTTTTGGTTTGCTCGGTTTGTACCTGTTAGGCAAACTCAAGTTTCACCACGATAATGAGCTGCCGAAAAACGATTACGGTCAACCTTACCTCTCGGTTACCCGTTTGTTTTTTGCCATTGCTTCACTATCGTTTACTGTGTACATGATACCGGGTTTGTGGGGGGCGCCGCTCAATGGCATCAGTGCCTGGCTGCCCGAAATGAAAACACAAGATTTTAAACTGGCTGCCGGCAATGTCAACAGCAGCAATACAGCTACGTTACCTACTGGTCCGCAGCCTAAAAAATATACTGACTTACTCGAATCGGAGATACCCGGCGTCAACAGCTTTTTTGATTACGATGAAGCACTGGCAGCAGCCAAAGCACTCAACAAACCATTGATGATAGATTTCACCGGACACAGCTGCGCCAACTGTCGCAAAATGGAACGGGAAGTGCTGAGCAATCCGGAAGTAATGCAACGGTTGCAAAATGATTTTGTAGTAGTGTCTTTGTATGTAGATGACAAGTTTCAATTGCCTGAAAATGAATGGACCACTTCCAAGCTGGATGGCAAAGTATTGAAACGCATGGGCGAAAAAAACCTCGACTTTGAAGTTGCTCTCACCAACAATAATGCACAGCCTTACTATGTGTTTGTTGATACAGAAGGTAAGCTACTCACTCCCGAAGGATATGGCTACAACCCAAGTATACCGGGCTTTTTGGCGCATCTGGACAAAGTGAAAAAACTTTTCACCGACAAAAAATAA
- a CDS encoding protein-disulfide reductase DsbD domain-containing protein, producing MKQFFSLLTALLLSSMAMSQVKNPVKWTFSAKKIDATTYELHLTASIEPGWHIYTIDHSADIGVATSIVLKSNPLATPQGKVKVVGKAVTLRDPSTAEMVKFYEKTVDFVQVVKLKKPLKTSFSGTVEYMACDDKQCLPPTEKPFTIALQ from the coding sequence ATGAAGCAATTCTTCTCTTTATTGACAGCCCTTTTGCTGAGCAGCATGGCCATGAGCCAGGTAAAAAATCCGGTAAAGTGGACCTTTTCTGCCAAAAAAATTGATGCCACTACCTACGAGCTGCACCTTACGGCCAGCATCGAGCCGGGATGGCATATTTATACCATCGACCACAGCGCCGATATTGGCGTAGCCACCAGTATTGTGCTCAAAAGCAATCCGCTGGCCACCCCGCAGGGTAAGGTAAAAGTGGTGGGCAAAGCCGTTACGCTCCGCGACCCCAGTACTGCTGAAATGGTGAAGTTTTATGAAAAAACTGTCGACTTTGTGCAGGTAGTAAAACTCAAAAAGCCGCTGAAAACATCGTTTTCCGGCACAGTAGAATACATGGCCTGCGACGATAAGCAGTGCCTGCCCCCTACGGAAAAGCCTTTCACCATTGCATTGCAATAA
- the purQ gene encoding phosphoribosylformylglycinamidine synthase subunit PurQ, producing MKFGVVVFPGSNCDRDMHDALAYDLGQEVIMLWHKDKDLSMFTTDDCIVLPGGFSYGDYLRCGAIARFSPMMQSVIEFANKGGKVLGVCNGFQILCEAGLLPGVLLRNANQQFICKNVYLNGANTKGLQIPIAHGEGRYFADDATLDSLEANQQVIYRYATPEGEVNGEANPNGATRNIAGICNSSRNVFGMMPHPERACSNALGNTDGVQVFRELGLVS from the coding sequence ATGAAATTTGGTGTAGTTGTTTTCCCCGGCTCTAATTGCGACAGAGATATGCACGATGCACTGGCGTACGATTTGGGCCAGGAAGTAATCATGCTGTGGCACAAAGACAAAGACCTGAGCATGTTTACCACCGACGACTGCATTGTACTGCCCGGCGGTTTCAGCTACGGTGATTACCTGCGCTGTGGTGCCATTGCCCGCTTTAGCCCCATGATGCAAAGTGTGATTGAGTTTGCCAACAAAGGCGGCAAAGTGCTGGGTGTGTGCAACGGCTTTCAGATTTTGTGCGAAGCCGGCCTGCTGCCCGGCGTATTGCTCCGCAATGCCAATCAACAATTTATTTGTAAAAACGTGTACCTCAACGGTGCCAATACCAAGGGCCTGCAAATTCCAATTGCCCATGGTGAGGGCCGCTATTTTGCTGACGACGCCACATTAGATAGCCTCGAAGCCAACCAACAGGTGATTTATCGCTACGCCACTCCCGAAGGTGAAGTAAACGGCGAGGCCAACCCCAATGGCGCCACCCGTAATATTGCCGGCATTTGCAACAGCAGCCGCAATGTATTTGGCATGATGCCTCACCCAGAACGTGCCTGCAGCAATGCTCTTGGCAATACCGACGGCGTTCAGGTGTTTCGTGAGCTGGGCCTCGTTTCTTAA